In Cygnus atratus isolate AKBS03 ecotype Queensland, Australia chromosome 5, CAtr_DNAZoo_HiC_assembly, whole genome shotgun sequence, a single window of DNA contains:
- the SVIP gene encoding small VCP/p97-interacting protein, translated as MPQLVEHHRLATLLQLCALLQTASARKGGREAVHPVSDPTKQPGTAAAPGAAAAQDGGPAAEAGRARRAGSQGQGEKATGRGSARRPQPHPGPAARPCPPPAAPHGLEAGRALPERGVGRRPQAGPPPPPPPLPPWPPPAVPAVGPAMGLCLPCLGGAVKDVVETPDPEIKRRQLAEAAEKRQMEASSRGIKSTYSLEQKKKKQEEIEKRIAASGSGGEGGLRWQVG; from the exons ATGCCACAGCTTGTGGAGCACCACAGGCTGGCCACgctgctgcagctttgtgccCTCCTGCAGACAGCCTCCGCCCgcaaaggagggagggaggcag TTCACCCTGTCAGTGACCCAACAAAGCAGCCAGGGACCGCAGCAGCTCCGGGTGCTGCCGCTGCCCAGGACGGAGGCCCCGCAGCAGAAGCTGGTAGAGCTCGCAGGGCCGGCTCCCAGGGCCAGGGAGAGAAAGCCACGGGTAGAGGCAGCGCACGCCGGCCCCAGCCGcaccccggccccgccgcccggccatgcccgcccccggccgccccgcacGGCCTCGAGGCGGGGCGGGCCCTGCCCGAGCGCGGCGTCGGGCGGAGGCCGCAGGCGGGGCCgccgccacctcctcctcctcttcctccctggcCGCCGCCAGCCGTGCCGGCGGTGGGCCCCGCCatggggctctgcctgccctgcctggggggCGCAGTCAAGGACGTGGTAGAGACGCCCGACCCG gaaataaaaagaagacagctagcagaagctgctgagaagAGGCAGATGGAG GCTTCCTCTCGAGGTATTAAGAGCACTTATTCCttagagcaaaagaaaaagaaacaggaagaaatagaaaaaagaattgCAGCTTCAGGttctggaggagaaggaggactGAGA